A window of Effusibacillus pohliae DSM 22757 contains these coding sequences:
- a CDS encoding aspartyl-phosphate phosphatase Spo0E family protein → MLQNRLLELVREIEDMKAQLVTLFETKSCSLQGAVLQKSQELDLLIVQYYRLLRGERAAGGSRLQPRPIRNRR, encoded by the coding sequence ATGCTACAAAATCGACTGTTGGAGCTTGTTCGGGAAATTGAGGACATGAAAGCTCAATTGGTCACGCTTTTTGAAACCAAATCATGTTCGCTGCAAGGGGCGGTTCTGCAGAAAAGTCAGGAACTGGATCTCCTGATCGTTCAATACTACCGTTTGCTTCGGGGCGAGCGGGCGGCCGGCGGTAGCCGCTTGCAACCCAGACCGATCAGGAACCGACGGTGA